The genomic region TTTCCCATACCAGAGAGTAAAGTGGCGAGATTAAGCCGAGAATAATAATGAGAATTGTAGCGGTAACTGCGTGCCCTACAGGCATTGCGCACACCTATATGGCAGCTGATGCATTAAATAAAACAGCCCCTAAATTCAACGTTTCAATCAAGGTTGAAACACAAGGCGCTATGGGTATTGAAAACTTACTGTCTGCACAGGACATTACTCTCGCAGACAAAGTGTTGATCGTCTCTGATATCGACATCGAACAACCAAGCCGATTCGACCCAGTAAAAACCGTATTCATTCCTATGGAAGAAGTGTTGTTGAGTGTCGATAAGGTTTTCATCAAGCATTGTCGGGCTTGAGCCTTTCATGAACGAATATCAGATCACCTTCTTTGTTGACGACCCAACGGCGAACTCACATGTCGCGCAGCCGCTTGCTCGCTTAGCGAAAAAGTTCAAAAGTACCATCCGCATTATCAACATCACTCAAAATCGAACCGCCGATCTCTCCAAATCTGTCGCGATGTTACAGGTGGGTTTACTCCGAGGGGATTTATGCCAGATTACCGCGGTAGGTATTGATGCCGAGCTGGCCTGTTTTGTCATAAAAGACGTGATTGCCGAACACTACACCATGGTTGGCTCACAAGTGAATCATGAGTTCTCTAACGATCTTATCCAACGCATGCCTCAGATATGCCCACCTTGCGACATCAGGTGGCACCATGCTAAAGCACAAACTCAACTGACCAAGTTTGAGTGCTTAAAAGGGCTCGCTCAATTAGTGCATCCAGCAGATCCGGATGAGCTGATTCTTGCCTTCATTAAACGAGAAGAACGCTCGTCTACGTGTGTGTCACCGGGGATCGCCTTACCCCATGTGATGTTTGAATCGACCCAAGACCTCTCTATTGCCGTTATCGTCAGTGATGACCCCATCGATTGGGCCTCTCCAATTGGCCAAGTCCACGTGGCTATAGCTTTGGTATTACCAACTAAACCGCAGCGAGAACACATTGTTGCCGCCACCAACCTGACACGAAATCTACTACACGATCAGGTCAATGAGCGTTTGCAAAAGACCCGAAGCAGCGTCGACCTACAAGCCCTGTTGATGTACATCTCTTCACGTCTTATTTAATGACTAGAACGTCAGATCTAGATTGATCCTCGATACTCTGTCGGCGTTCGTCCTGTGCGGTTTTTAAAAACTCGGCAGAAATAGTTCACATCTTTAAAACCACAACGTACAGAGACTTCATTGAGCTTAAAGTTATACTTCTTGAGCATGAACTTAGCACGGTCAACTCGCACACGAGTGATGTACTCTGCCAACGTCATATGGCCTTGTTGGCGGAACATTCGTGACAAATGGTTAGAGGAAATACTAAAACGCGAGGCAATGCTATCTCGGGTGATCTGACGGTGGAAGTTCTCTTGAATATAGATACAAATGCCCTGATACACATCCTGAACTCGGCTGTGAGATTTCTCGACAGGCGCATCTAACATCGTCTTGCTATATTGAAGCAGTGCTTGCAGCAATAACTCATCCATCGGCTGCTTGTTACTCTCGCGTGCTAATGAACTGAGCGCCTCAAGGATATTGTCAATGGCAAAGCCAGAGCGAGTCTGAATACTGTGCTTTTGAATATCATAAAAGCTCTCTTCGCCTTTGCGCTTACTCACCAAGCTTAAACCAAGCTGACGACGGCCAAACAACATACTCAGCACTGAGCAATCAGTATCCCAGTTCGGCTTGTTCCAACAGTTAGGCGGGATGAAAATCGCATCCCCAGCTTTCGCGACAACGTTAGTGATCTTACGATCATGACTCTCCATTTCATTAATATACTCACCGTCGAGCACCAGCTCTAGACGCGGAAAGTTCACCTGATAACTGAATGCTGAAGGCGTGTGAAAATCGCCCGCAAACCAGATGTTATGAAATGGTTCTCGCTCATTTAATACCGACGAGATTAGGTCATGAAATATCATTTATTCGAACTCTTAAAAGCAGCAATAACGCTACGGCAATAGATATACTCCTTAGTGAAACATAGCGCTATTGAGCAAAATCACAATTTGAGATCTAGGTTACAAAAATCCAGTAGTGGAAATAAATATCCAGTCTAAGGCCAGATTTAGAACACCGTTGTCATGATAAAAAAATCGACCTAAAACCTTATCAACAAAAGCCTTACAAGCTCACCAAAGTTGTCAACACTCCCCCAAAACGGCGCTCCTAAACGATCAAAATCACACTCTATTTAGAAGGCAACAATCATCCAGTAAATGCGTTTTTTCTTCACTACAGAAGGCAAGTAATCAATTTCAGAATATCCCTAACAAAATAAAAACAGAGTAGGGGTTCATTATGATCACAACACTGATCAATCAAGATTTGATTAAGCTTTCGCTTAGCGCTAATTCCAAAGAAGACGTATTTAAGGAACTGATAGATGTGCTATACGCACAAGGCCGAATTTCAGACAAGGCTCAGTTTCTTGCCGACATTAAAGCGCGAGAAGAACAAGGTAATACCGGCTTTGAAGAAGGCATCGCCCTACCACACGCGAAAAGTAGCGCGGTAATCAAACCTGCGGTTGTTATCGGCGTGCACAAAGAAGGCATCGACTACGGCGCCGATGATGGTCAACCTTCAAAACTGTTCTTTATGATTGCCTCTCCCGATGGCGGCGACAATCACCATATCGAAGTATTGGCAGAGCTCTCTTCAAAACTGATTGAAGAGGGTTTCATCGAAAACTTCATGAATGCCGATTCCGAGCAAACCGCGTTGGAACTACTTCTGACGAAACCAGAGCCAGCTCAAACCGAAGAAACGACAGAAACCCAAGGCTTCATCATTGGTGTAACAGGTTGCCCAGCTGGCGTAGCACACACCTACTTGGCAGCTGAAGCGCTAGAGAAAGGCGCAGCGGCACTTGGCTACGATGTTAAGGTCGAAACCAACGGCTCTATTGGCGTTAAAAACAGCCCAACTCAAGAAGAGATTGAACGTGCAGACGCGATTGTCGTGGCTTGTGACAAGCAGGTCGACATGGCTCGTTTTGCCGGCAAACGCGTTATCTGCACCAACGTAAAAGCACCAATCAAAGACGCGCAAGGCTTGATTAAACAAGCACTCAACGCGCCAAGCTACCAAGCAGAACAAGCGCCGACCAATCAATCCGTTGCCGAAAAAGCCTCACAAGCGCGTTCAGACCTTTACCGTTACTTGATGAATGGCGTATCACACATGATCCCATTCGTAGTGACAGGTGGCCTTTTGATTGCCCTAGCCTTAGCGATTGGTGGCGAGCCAAGTGAATCTGGCATGGCGATCCCTGCTGGCAGCATGTGGAACCAAATTCTGGAAGTGGGCGTAGTTGCCTTCACCCTGATGATCCCGATTCTGGCAGGTTACATCGCTTACGCGATCGCTGACCGCCCTGCTCTAACCCCTGGCTTGATTGGCGGCTGGATTGCCAATAATGGCTCTTTCTATGGCGCTGACGCAGGTACAGGCTTCATTGGTGCAATCATCGCAGGTCTGTTAGTGGGCTACTTCGTTAAATGGATTACCTCGTTTAACTACCACAAATTCGTTCAGCCGCTTGTGCCTATCATGATCGCTCCAATCACTGGTTCTCTATTCATTGCAGGTCTGTTCATCTTTGTAATAGGTGCTCCAATTGCTGGATTGATGGATGCGCTTACTGCACTGCTAACTAGCATGAGCACAGGTAACGTGGTTCTGCTTGGCATCGTACTGGGTGGCATGGCTGGCTTTGATATGGGTGGCCCATTCAACAAGGTGGCGTTCCTATTCTCGGTTGGCATGATTGCCAGCGGTCAAACTCAATTCATGGGTGCAATGGCGTGTGCAATCCCTGTTGCTCCGCTAGGTATGGCTATCGCAACCAGAATCGGCCGTAAGTTCGACCTGTTCGAATCTTCTGAAATTGAAGCGGGTAAAGCAGCCGGTGCGATGGGCTTGGTGGGTATCTCTGAAGGTGCGATTCCTTTCGCCGCACAAGACCCGATGTCAGTTATCCCTGCCAACGTGCTTGGCTCAATGACGGCTGCGGTTATGGCGTTCTCATTTGGCATCACCAACAGCGTTGCTCACGGTGGCCCTGTGGTTGCTCTACTTGGCGCAATGAACTACCCACTGCTAGCACTTGTGTGCATGGCATCTGGTGCGGGCGTAACTGCGGTTACTTGTATCGCGCTTAAAAATCTACGCAAAGCCAAGCTAGCAACAGCAGCGGCCTAAGCCATTTCAACTCCAATGGCTTGAGCCCACTCTACTCTCAGATTTCATTAGGCCGAGTAGAGCTCAAGCCATGTTTCCTTTCATGGTGATTTCGATGTCTGATTTTTCTTTAGCGAACGATTCGTTCGTACAACGCTTTTTCTACCCTATGACCAACGTGATTCAAAACTACGCATGGGGTAGCCCTTCTTCGTTCAACCAACTGTTTGGAATTGATAACCAGTCTGGCGAGCCACAAGCAGAGATCTGGATGGGCGCTCACCCAAATGGTTGTTCAATGGTGAACGACAACGGGCAACAGACCACACTGTCGAGCTTGATCTCTAAGAACCTAAACCTGTTTTTAAGCGAGAAAGTGGCGAGTCGCTTTGGTGAACTCCCTTATCTTTTCAAAGTATTAGCTGCTGAGAAAGCACTCTCTGTTCAAGTTCACCCAAACAAGCAACAAGCGGAATCGGGATATGCACTAGAAGAGCAACAAGGCATTCCGATGACAGCGGGCAACCGTAACTACAAAGATCCCAACCACAAGCCAGAATTGGTGTATGCCCTAACCGACTACACGGCGATGAATGGCTTTAGATCGATCAGCGAGATCCTTGAGCACTTCCACTACCTCGATATTCCTGAGCTGCACTCGATGGTTAACGACCTCGCGGGCGATCAAACACCCAATGGCTTAGCCTGCTTTTTTTCGAGCTTACTGTCTTTGGAAGGTGAACAAAAAGGCATGGCGTTAACTATGCTTCTGATGAAGGCCAAACTCTCTGATGCACCCGTATTCCAATTGATTTCAGATCTTGAAGCGCAATACCCTGGTGATGTCGGCTTGTTCGCTCCGCTACTATTGAACGTGATAACCCTAAAGCCAGGGCAAGCCATGTATCTGGATGCCGAAACGCCTCACGCTTACATCAAAGGCACAGGCTTAGAAATCATGGCGAACTCAGACAATGTGTTGCGTGCAGGGCTGACGCCTAAATACATGGACGTAAATGAACTGGTTTCTTGTACTCGATTTAATGAAAAGCCCGCGGATAGATTACTGCTCAACCCGATTGAACAAGGTGATGTGATGGAATACGAAATTCCCGTCGAGGATTTTAAGTTCTCTATCGTGCAAAACTCGCATCAACGCAAGATCACTACCGAAAGCGCAGAGATCCTACTACCACTCGACGAGTCCATGGTGCTCACTCACCAATGCGGCGAAACCTGTGTGATAGAGAAAGGCCAATCGGTGTTCATTCCTGCTTATGCTGAGAGTTACAAACTGGACTGCGTTGGCCGAGTAGCGCGCGCTTACAGCTAGCTTTCTAACAACTCACAACACACTCTTCATGCCCTGCTTTTGCGGGGCATTTTTGTTTCTACTGCTTTTGTGTTCCTAGATCTTTTTTGTCCCTACAGCTCTTTTATTCCTACAGAAAGTTATTTCAACGCCGAAATACACCATCAAATATGACCCATCTCACACTGGATGAATGATGCAAATCACACTTAATTTTGCTTGGTACAAATGTACAGTGAAGGGCTTTTATTTGCTATTTCGCGAATCAGGTTAATCCATTAATTTTAATTCAAGAACTTCAATAGTGAATGAGTTAATAAATGATCACACAGCTAACTAACGTCAACTTAATTAATAACAACCTTCAAACGAATAATAAAAAAGAACTGTTTGAAGAATTGGCAGGCATGTTATTTGAGAATAACCGAATCAGCAGTAAGGAAGCCTTTTTGGCAGACATTGAAATTCGTGAATCTCAAAGCATCACCTCAATGGACGGCATCGCTTACCCACACTCAAAAAGCAAGGCAGTAACGGAGCCAGCGATTGCTGTGGGTGTAAAACGAGAAGGCATTGAGTATGGCGATGAAGACGGCATTAATCCAACCGTGTTTTTTATGATTGCTTCACCAGACAACGGTGCTGATCATCATATTTATGTACTACAAGAACTATTTGGAAAATTCAGTGATGAATTTATCCAAAATATCCATAACGCAAAAGATGAACATCAAATCCTTAATATTTTAATTAATTCATAAGGCGTAGACAATTATGAGCACCCTAGCAAACCAAGCTACGAATACCAGTAGCAATTCTAATAACAGAAATAGTAGTAGCGACTATAAAAAGCTCCTTAGTACCATGAAAGGCCACCTGCTTTTTGGTACATCACATATGCTGCCTTTCATTGTAGCCGGTGGTGTTCTGTTGGCGTTGGCGGTAATGGCATCGGGTAAAGGTGCCGTTCCAGCAGATGGCTTGCTGGCAGACATCTCCAACATCGGTATCAAGGGCCTTGTTCTTTTCCCAATCATTCTTGGCGGCTTTATTGGTTACTCAATTGCGGATAAACCAGCACTAGCACCAGCAATGATCTCTTCTGGCATCATGGCAGACATGGGCGGCGGCTTCCTCGGCTGTATCGTTGCTGGCTTCATCGCAGGTGGCGTGGTGCTTCAACTTAAGAAGATCCCACTATCTACCAACATGACCGCACTAGGTGCTTACTTCATCTACCCGCTTGTTGGTACGCTAATCTCTGCAGGTATCGTACTGTGGGGCATCGGTGAGCCAATCAAACTGTTCATGGCATCAATGAACGAGTTCCTAGCGTCAATGGCCGGTGCATCTAAGATGGTTCTGGGTACAATCCTTGGTGGTATGACGGCATTTGATATGGGCGGTCCAATCAACAAAGTGGCAACCCTATTCGCTCAAACTCAAGTAGACACACAACCATGGTTGATGGGTGGCGTAGGCATCGCAATTTGTACACCGCCACTAGGTATGGCATTGGCAACTTTCCTATTCAAAAACAAGTTCTCTAAACAAGAACAAGAAGCAGGTAAAGCGGCGGCAATCATGGGCTCTATCGGTATCTCTGAAGGTGCAATCCCATTCGCAGCGAACGACCCAATGCGTGTGCTTCCTTCAATCGTTGCCGGTGGTATCGTTGGCTGTGTGTTTGGCTTCATGACAGACATCCTACTTCACGCACCATGGGGCGGTCTAATCACTGCACCTGTATCAAGCAACATCCCTATGTACGTGGTCGGTATCGCACTAGGCTCTCTAACCACAGCGGTTATCGTTGGCTTCTGGAAACCAGTAGTCGTTGAAACAGAAGAGGACACAGTTGAAGCTGCGCCAGTTCAGGCTCAAACAGCACCTGTAGCAGGCGAAGGCGAGTACGACATCGTAGCAGTAACATGTTGCCCTTCTGGTGTTGCACACACCTTTATGGCTGCCAAAGCACTAGAGAAGGCTGGTGCGGCTGCAGGTCTGAAGATTAAGGTAGAAACACAAGGTCAAAATGGTATTCAAAACCGCATCACCGACCTAGATGTAGCAAATGCGAAACTGGTTATCTTGGCTCACGATATTCAAGTGAAAGACGCTCACCGCTTTGCCAATGCGAACGTGATTGAGTGTTCTACTAAGGAAGCGATGAAGAAAGCTGCAACACTGGTCGTCGCATAACCCAACGTCAAGTTAGCTCCTAACTCTAGAGCCCTACCCCCTAAGGGCTCTATTTTTCTCTTCTCTATGAGCTCGTTACATGCTCTTCAGTCCCCACTTCTCAGCGGTTTGCTTGAAGAAACCTTGCGTCTTTTTCAATTCAACCCAGTGGTTAATGTAGTTAATCCAAACCTGATCATCTTGTGGTAGTAGCATCGCAATTGGAGTTGGTTTGCGTGGCTCTTTCACCGGAACTATCGCGAGTTGTTTAAACTTCTCGACTAAGGTTGCAGCCTCTACGTTTGAAGTCACGGAGACATCGGCGCGGCGAGCTAAAAGCTCTTGGAAATCCCGTGCTGGCGCTTCAATCACGATGTGTTGTGCCGATGGGAAGAAGTCCTTCACCATTTTTTCTTGTACTGTGCCGAGCGTGGCAGCAACTTTGATTTCTGCTTTGTCAAAGTCACTCCAATCAGAGAACTTCTCTATGTCTTTCTTTTGCACAACAGGGACGAAAGCCAGATAGAAATAGGGTTGGCTGTACCCCGCGACTTTTGCTCGAGACATGTTGAGCGATGCGCTGCCAGTCACGTCGTATTTGTTGGCTGTGATGCCATTCACCAAGGTTTTCCAGTCTGTTGCGACGTATTCCACTTTAACGCCTAGGTCCTTAGCCAACTCAGTCGTGACATCGATATCAAAGCCGCGGTAGCTATTGGTCGCTGGATCCTTCATCGTCATTGGGTTCCAATCCCCCGTTGTACCAACGCGAAGAACTCCGGCATCGAGTATCTCCTGCAAACGACTTTGTGCATGTGCAATTTGTGTAAAAGCAAGTAAGCACATTCCTAATGCAATTAAGCTTTTCTTCATTTTTTATTCCTTCAAAGAATGCTGATTTCTAAGTGATGAATGTAGATATTCTTCTTAATTATTAACCATTAAACAGATTTGGTTGTTAACATAGCAATAACAAATGGAGTTTTTGGGAGTAAATGTGAACTATCGTCACTTATCGCTAGTTTCTCTGCTGTTTCTGACAGGATGTTCAGACTACCAATGGGGATGGTATGTACTCGACCCGTCGACGGAGCAGGGGCGAACTAACATTCAGTTTTTGATGGCTGGTTTTAGCGAGACTATTCAGGTTTCGTTGCTAAGCATGTTTTTTGCTATGGCTCTGGGTCTATTGGTCGCCTTTCCAGCGCTTTCTAGTTCTCCAATACTCAGGGGGATTAATCGACTTTACGTAGAGGTGATGCGTTCTATCCCTGTATTGGTATTGCTATTGTGGGTGTATTACGGAATGCCGACATTACTCGATGTCTCTTTGAACCACTTCTGGGCAGGGGTAATCGCATTGACCGTTGCCGAGAGCGCCTTTATGGCAGAAGTGTTTCGTGGGGGGATTCAAGCGATTAATCGTGGCCAACATGAAGCGGCCGAATCCTTAGGATTAACCTATTGGCAAAAAATGCGATTCGTTATCCTACCGCAGGCATTCCGTCAGATACTGCCGCCCTTGGGCAATCAGTTTGTTTATATCCTCAAGATGAGTTCGCTAGTGAGTGTGATTGGTTTGAGTGATTTAACAAGACGAGCAAATGAGCTGGTGGTGAACGAATATTTACCTTTAGAGATCTATACGTTTCTGGTTTTGGAGTACCTTGTTCTTATTTTGGTCGTATCACAAGCGGTTCGTTGGCTAGAAAAAAGAATTGCGATACCGAGCCATTAAATGGTTCTAACCCTCAAGAGTGTTTAGCTATCTCCAACAAAAAAGCCTCGAGTACAGTCCCGAGCTCCTGTTGATACTCCTCCTAAGAAAAATCCCCACTCATCTGAGCGGGGATTTCTTTATTTTGACTCTTCGACACATCGACTTATTCAGTCAGTGCTTCTTCTGTCTCTAAATCAAACAGGTGACACTGTGAAGTGTTGAAGTGAAGCACTGTCTCTTCGCCATTATCTGCCGTGCGATCAGCATCGAAAGGCACGCGAGCCACCAGCTTATCGGCACCCAATTTGAAGTAGAGATATAGCTCGTTACCCATAGATTCGACCACATCAAGCCTGTGCGTTTGAGTATTTACCTCAGACAACGGCGCATCATGATTAGCCAGTTGAATGTGCTCAGGGCGAACACCGAACCACACCCACTCACCCATCTTTTCACGAGCGATAATCTGCTTGTCTTGTGGCAGCGTCCAACGAGTACCACTTTCAGAGACCACGTTCATCACACCGTCAATCTCATCCAATCTCACCTTGAGAAGATTCATCGCTGGCGAACCAATAAAGCCCGCAACAAACTTGTTTGCTGGGTATTGATAAAGATTCATTGGCGTATCGACCTGCATGATCTCGCCTTGGTTCAACACACAAATGCGGTCGCCAAGAGTCATGGCTTCCACC from Vibrio gigantis harbors:
- a CDS encoding fructose-specific PTS transporter subunit EIIC, whose product is MSTLANQATNTSSNSNNRNSSSDYKKLLSTMKGHLLFGTSHMLPFIVAGGVLLALAVMASGKGAVPADGLLADISNIGIKGLVLFPIILGGFIGYSIADKPALAPAMISSGIMADMGGGFLGCIVAGFIAGGVVLQLKKIPLSTNMTALGAYFIYPLVGTLISAGIVLWGIGEPIKLFMASMNEFLASMAGASKMVLGTILGGMTAFDMGGPINKVATLFAQTQVDTQPWLMGGVGIAICTPPLGMALATFLFKNKFSKQEQEAGKAAAIMGSIGISEGAIPFAANDPMRVLPSIVAGGIVGCVFGFMTDILLHAPWGGLITAPVSSNIPMYVVGIALGSLTTAVIVGFWKPVVVETEEDTVEAAPVQAQTAPVAGEGEYDIVAVTCCPSGVAHTFMAAKALEKAGAAAGLKIKVETQGQNGIQNRITDLDVANAKLVILAHDIQVKDAHRFANANVIECSTKEAMKKAATLVVA
- the manA gene encoding mannose-6-phosphate isomerase, class I encodes the protein MSDFSLANDSFVQRFFYPMTNVIQNYAWGSPSSFNQLFGIDNQSGEPQAEIWMGAHPNGCSMVNDNGQQTTLSSLISKNLNLFLSEKVASRFGELPYLFKVLAAEKALSVQVHPNKQQAESGYALEEQQGIPMTAGNRNYKDPNHKPELVYALTDYTAMNGFRSISEILEHFHYLDIPELHSMVNDLAGDQTPNGLACFFSSLLSLEGEQKGMALTMLLMKAKLSDAPVFQLISDLEAQYPGDVGLFAPLLLNVITLKPGQAMYLDAETPHAYIKGTGLEIMANSDNVLRAGLTPKYMDVNELVSCTRFNEKPADRLLLNPIEQGDVMEYEIPVEDFKFSIVQNSHQRKITTESAEILLPLDESMVLTHQCGETCVIEKGQSVFIPAYAESYKLDCVGRVARAYS
- a CDS encoding PTS sugar transporter subunit IIA; the encoded protein is MITQLTNVNLINNNLQTNNKKELFEELAGMLFENNRISSKEAFLADIEIRESQSITSMDGIAYPHSKSKAVTEPAIAVGVKREGIEYGDEDGINPTVFFMIASPDNGADHHIYVLQELFGKFSDEFIQNIHNAKDEHQILNILINS
- a CDS encoding amino acid ABC transporter permease, whose protein sequence is MNYRHLSLVSLLFLTGCSDYQWGWYVLDPSTEQGRTNIQFLMAGFSETIQVSLLSMFFAMALGLLVAFPALSSSPILRGINRLYVEVMRSIPVLVLLLWVYYGMPTLLDVSLNHFWAGVIALTVAESAFMAEVFRGGIQAINRGQHEAAESLGLTYWQKMRFVILPQAFRQILPPLGNQFVYILKMSSLVSVIGLSDLTRRANELVVNEYLPLEIYTFLVLEYLVLILVVSQAVRWLEKRIAIPSH
- a CDS encoding helix-turn-helix transcriptional regulator translates to MIFHDLISSVLNEREPFHNIWFAGDFHTPSAFSYQVNFPRLELVLDGEYINEMESHDRKITNVVAKAGDAIFIPPNCWNKPNWDTDCSVLSMLFGRRQLGLSLVSKRKGEESFYDIQKHSIQTRSGFAIDNILEALSSLARESNKQPMDELLLQALLQYSKTMLDAPVEKSHSRVQDVYQGICIYIQENFHRQITRDSIASRFSISSNHLSRMFRQQGHMTLAEYITRVRVDRAKFMLKKYNFKLNEVSVRCGFKDVNYFCRVFKNRTGRTPTEYRGSI
- a CDS encoding PTS sugar transporter subunit IIA — protein: MNEYQITFFVDDPTANSHVAQPLARLAKKFKSTIRIINITQNRTADLSKSVAMLQVGLLRGDLCQITAVGIDAELACFVIKDVIAEHYTMVGSQVNHEFSNDLIQRMPQICPPCDIRWHHAKAQTQLTKFECLKGLAQLVHPADPDELILAFIKREERSSTCVSPGIALPHVMFESTQDLSIAVIVSDDPIDWASPIGQVHVAIALVLPTKPQREHIVAATNLTRNLLHDQVNERLQKTRSSVDLQALLMYISSRLI
- a CDS encoding transporter substrate-binding domain-containing protein, translated to MKKSLIALGMCLLAFTQIAHAQSRLQEILDAGVLRVGTTGDWNPMTMKDPATNSYRGFDIDVTTELAKDLGVKVEYVATDWKTLVNGITANKYDVTGSASLNMSRAKVAGYSQPYFYLAFVPVVQKKDIEKFSDWSDFDKAEIKVAATLGTVQEKMVKDFFPSAQHIVIEAPARDFQELLARRADVSVTSNVEAATLVEKFKQLAIVPVKEPRKPTPIAMLLPQDDQVWINYINHWVELKKTQGFFKQTAEKWGLKSM
- a CDS encoding PTS fructose transporter subunit IIB, which gives rise to MRIVAVTACPTGIAHTYMAADALNKTAPKFNVSIKVETQGAMGIENLLSAQDITLADKVLIVSDIDIEQPSRFDPVKTVFIPMEEVLLSVDKVFIKHCRA
- a CDS encoding PTS fructose transporter subunit IIABC, with product MITTLINQDLIKLSLSANSKEDVFKELIDVLYAQGRISDKAQFLADIKAREEQGNTGFEEGIALPHAKSSAVIKPAVVIGVHKEGIDYGADDGQPSKLFFMIASPDGGDNHHIEVLAELSSKLIEEGFIENFMNADSEQTALELLLTKPEPAQTEETTETQGFIIGVTGCPAGVAHTYLAAEALEKGAAALGYDVKVETNGSIGVKNSPTQEEIERADAIVVACDKQVDMARFAGKRVICTNVKAPIKDAQGLIKQALNAPSYQAEQAPTNQSVAEKASQARSDLYRYLMNGVSHMIPFVVTGGLLIALALAIGGEPSESGMAIPAGSMWNQILEVGVVAFTLMIPILAGYIAYAIADRPALTPGLIGGWIANNGSFYGADAGTGFIGAIIAGLLVGYFVKWITSFNYHKFVQPLVPIMIAPITGSLFIAGLFIFVIGAPIAGLMDALTALLTSMSTGNVVLLGIVLGGMAGFDMGGPFNKVAFLFSVGMIASGQTQFMGAMACAIPVAPLGMAIATRIGRKFDLFESSEIEAGKAAGAMGLVGISEGAIPFAAQDPMSVIPANVLGSMTAAVMAFSFGITNSVAHGGPVVALLGAMNYPLLALVCMASGAGVTAVTCIALKNLRKAKLATAAA